A genomic stretch from Fusarium musae strain F31 chromosome 9, whole genome shotgun sequence includes:
- a CDS encoding hypothetical protein (EggNog:ENOG41) → MNKSTRPSRFPGFSALSDRVFVRPGETQTGTEPIPEHPRTVVIYGWGDAPPRHISKFLDGYRQLYPHAKQVAILSPIYKGFTDHVDQRTKAMLPVIHEVFPNDASDGLVLLHAMSNSGTLNYSATLNAYKETYNRPMPHALTVYDSTPGTPHLTWDNLKRFSHAMALGLAAKLHLPFIVAQVLCAWFFVLIHVFDYLAGRESAPKFSHRIFTDEQWESKKSTRLFLYGKGDFLIPWQHIEGYMAVSREAGYPSDGQVFESGHVGHMKKDPERYWGAIQESWERAIGRL, encoded by the coding sequence ATGAACAAATCTACGCGGCCCAGTCGTTTTCCAGGCTTCAGTGCCTTATCGGACAGAGTATTCGTTCGTCCCGGTGAGACGCAGACAGGTACTGAGCCTATCCCCGAACATCCCCGCACTGTCGTCATCTACGGCTGGGGCGACGCACCTCCAAGACACATCTCAAAGTTTCTCGATGGTTACCGACAGCTATACCCCCATGCAAAGCAAGTCGCCATTCTGTCACCCATCTACAAAGGCTTCACCGACCATGTGGATCAGCGCACAAAGGCCATGCTTCCAGTTATCCACGAGGTTTTCCCTAACGATGCATCGGATGGTTTGGTCTTGCTCCACGCCATGTCTAATTCTGGAACTCTCAACTATTCAGCTACTTTAAATGCCTATAAGGAGACCTACAACCGACCGATGCCCCATGCACTGACGGTGTATGACTCTACGCCTGGAACTCCCCATCTCACATGGGATAACCTCAAGCGATTCTCTCACGCCATGGCTCTCGGCCTAGCAGCAAAGCTTCACTTGCCATTCATAGTAGCTCAAGTGCTATGCGCCTGGTTCTTTGTTCTGATTCATGTATTCGACTATCTTGCGGGGAGAGAATCTGCGCCCAAGTTCAGCCATAGGATCTTCACCGATGAGCAATGGGAGAGTAAGAAGAGCACAAGGCTATTCTTGTATGGAAAGGGAGACTTTCTTATTCCGTGGCAGCATATTGAAGGGTACATGGCTGTCTCACGTGAGGCTGGGTACCCTAGTGACGGACAGGTCTTCGAGAGTGGACATGTTGGGCATATGAAGAAGGATCCGGAGAGGTATTGGGGAGCTATTCAAGAGTCTTGGGAGAGGGCTATAGGTAGACTATAA
- a CDS encoding hypothetical protein (EggNog:ENOG41), whose product MTSQSGSDGAFRQYLPDLNQPRFQNMKKQDSYEYADIFKKEGQPPWLHGLYLHWRNLFQEPYKGVTNDGVVRDGLFELQDDGIPIDTIVEAAKDLCASLSQGQKRKTCYHIDSPEWRSWSNPEFLLSDKGIRLDELSNDLRSKTLKVLELTLSPEGYQKALGAMRVNHFLGELVETPAIMNEFSYNFVLFGEPSTSRPWGYSFYGHHLCLNIFLYKTQIVVSPWFTGAEPNLIDEGPYKGTRILDREESLGLRLMQSLSPELQQASQLYKLMKDPAMPHGRWNHDDQRHLCGAYRDNRIVPYEGILVSDMSTEQQDYILGIANEFFLYLPDKARKLRLELLKKWFHETYWCWIGGFGDNDPFYYRIQSPVVIFEFDHHSGVFLNNEEPAKFHIHTLMRTPNGGDYGMALRPLIPGIKQEFLWEG is encoded by the exons ATGACTTCTCAGTCGGGCTCCGATGGGGCTTTTCGCCAGTATCTTCCCGACCTGAACCAGCCGCGCTTTCAGAATATGAAGAAGCAGGATTCTTATGAATATGCTGATATTTTCAAGAAAGAGGGCCAACCGCCTTGGCTTCATGGATTGTACCTGCACTGGCGTAATTTGTTCCAGGAGCCTTACAAGGGCGTCACAAATGATG GTGTCGTCAGAGATGGTTTATTTGAGCTGCAAGACGATGGCATACCCATCGACACCATCGTCGAGGCCGCAAAAGACCTCTGCGCCAGCCTGAGCCAGGGTCAGAAGCGCAAGACATGCTATCATATCGACAGCCCTGAATGGCGCTCATGGTCAAACCCCGAGTTCCTCCTCAGCGACAAAGGAATTCGTCTCGATGAACTCTCAAACGACCTAAGGTCCAAAACACTTAAAGTTCTGGAACTCACGCTCTCGCCAGAAGGATACCAAAAAGCCCTTGGAGCCATGCGTGTGAATCACTTCCTAGGCGAACTGGTCGAGACGCCCGCCATCATGAACGAATTCTCCTACAATTTCGTTCTTTTCGGTGAACCATCGACATCTCGGCCTTGGGGGTATTCATTCTACGGGCATCATCTATGTCTCAACATCTTCCTGTACAAGACCCAGATTGTGGTGTCGCCATGGTTCACGGGCGCGGAGCCTAATCTTATTGATGAGGGACCTTACAAGGGTACAAGAATTCTGGACAGAGAGGAAAGTCTCGGATTGCGTCTAATGCAGAGTCTTTCACCAGAGCTGCAACAAGCTTCGCAATTGTATAAACTTATGAAGGATCCTGCGATGCCCCATGGACGGTGgaatcatgatgatcaacGCCACCTCTGCGGTGCTTACCGCGATAACAGAATCGTTCCCTACGAGGGAATTCTCGTGTCTGATATGTCAACCGAACAGCAGGACTACATCCTCGGCATTGCGAATGAGTTCTTCCTTTATTTACCAGACAAAGCGAGGAAGCTGCGCCTGGAATTGCTGAAGAAGTGGTTCCATGAGACGTATTGGTGCTGGATTGGAGGCTTCGGTGATAATGACCCTTTTTACTATCGGATCCAAAGCCCAGTGGTTATTTTTGAGTTTGATCACCATTCAGGTGTTTTCCTGAATAATGAGGAACCGGCAAAGTTTCACATTCATACGCTTATGAGGACGCCGAATGGAGGGGACTATGGTATGGCGCTGAGGCCGTTGATACCGGGGATTAAGCAGGAGTTTCTCTGGGAGGGGTAG
- a CDS encoding hypothetical protein (EggNog:ENOG41) — protein sequence MNNKSVLVTGANGYIGRAVACAFVRAGWVTYGLVRSSKFIASLAVEEILPVVGDIDDIASHSAIYDAIPSTLNVIVSTTENTFNYTSHFDNIITLLRTLSFSSLARGVRPLVIFTAGSKDYGVGPHFADNPDLTPHDEHSDLHPPPFAIPRVQNMSKLFQNYDAFAAVLVRPTNVYGRASSYYSVCFRVGSRAASNKHSNEQVLIAPTQPNWICHALHIDDCAEAYVAIASAPRETVEGEVFNISSQQFETAEKILGAIVKEYGLAGGIRYVDLKDLKPDEDSSLAMVVGFPQWTCSEKLRRVTGWTDRRLPFSDAIHIYRLAYEAAAHLKDENVEKIGRTTGAIMTTIQSLEL from the coding sequence ATGAACAACAAGTCAGTTTTAGTCACAGGAGCAAACGGTTACATCGGCAGAGCCGTGGCCTGTGCGTTTGTGCGTGCTGGGTGGGTTACTTACGGTCTAGTTCGCTCGTCAAAGTTCATCGCATCGCTTGCAGTTGAAGAAATACTGCCAGTAGTTGGCGATATCGATGACATCGCCTCGCACAGCGCGATCTATGATGCCATCCCATCAACACTAAATGTGATCGTATCCACTACCGAGAATACATTTAATTATACTTCGCATTTCGACAATATTATCACGCTTCTTCGAACTCTTTCATTTTCCAGCTTGGCCAGGGGTGTTCGTCCTCTGGTAATCTTTACTGCAGGGAGCAAAGACTATGGTGTTGGACCACACTTTGCTGATAACCCTGACCTGACGCCGCACGATGAGCACTCAGATCTCCACCCTCCCCCCTTTGCTATTCCCCGTGTACAAAACATGTCGAAGCTGTTTCAGAATTATGATGCATTTGCAGCTGTGCTCGTCAGACCGACCAACGTATACGGCCGAGCTTCAAGCTACTACAGTGTCTGCTTTCGAGTCGGCTCCAGAGCAGCATCGAATAAACACTCAAATGAGCAAGTCCTCATCGCGCCAACACAGCCTAACTGGATATGCCATGCGCTACATATCGATGACTGCGCCGAGGCTTATGTCGCCATCGCGTCTGCACCAAGGGAAACTGTCGAAGGCGAGGTATTCAATATCTCATCCCAGCAATTTGAGACAGCGGAGAAAATCCTTGGTGCTATTGTAAAGGAGTATGGGCTTGCTGGAGGAATAAGATATGTGGACCTCAAAGACTTGAAACCTGATGAAGATTCATCGCTGGCAATGGTAGTTGGTTTCCCGCAATGGACGTGCTcggagaagttgaggagagTGACAGGTTGGACAGACCGTCGCTTGCCTTTTTCAGATGCCATACATATTTACCGGCTTGCCTACGAAGCGGCCGCACACTTGAAGGACGAAAACGTGGAAAAGATTGGGAGAACTACTGGCGCAATAATGACTACGATACAAAGTCTAGAGTTATGA
- a CDS encoding hypothetical protein (EggNog:ENOG41): MLSEFATTDLTSAMLTGKPPSFPPAIWEVVDRGPVWWGRDTQGYCSLSTVFQQISSMALYLDATTRMIEEFSIERIRIFEAALRPTYASLAIEDLTSPRSSPVDTPSTECDTESAQAFSLHAALIYLYRAVCGLPANHALVQQHTQSCLDCIFSIQKPSKILNCAVLPICIAGAHSQCPKQQRLVRGLAGFIYDEIRFASVHSVIAVLEDIWKRALEEDMTWNQMFANLNPQAIIL, encoded by the exons ATGCTATCGGAATTTGCGACGACGGATCTCACAAGCGCTATGCTCACGGGAAAACCACCGTCGTTTCCACCGGCTATTTGGGAGGTCGTTGACCGAGGACCTGTCTGGTGGGGACGAGACACACAAGGTTATTGTTCACTATCAACGGTCTTTCAGCAGATTTCGAGTATGGCGCTTTATCTTGATGCGACGACGCGAATGATCGAAGAGTTCTCGATTGAGAGGATACGCATCTTTGAAGCGGCTCTTCGACCAACGTACGCTTCATTGGCTATTGAGGACTTGACATCTCCTCGTTCATCACCTGTTGATACACCATCGACCGAATGCGACACCGAATCAGCGCAAGCCTTCAGCCTC CACGCCGCACTAATCTATCTATACCGAGCTGTGTGCGGTCTACCAGCAAACCATGCCCTGGTGCAACAACATACACAATCTTGTCTCGACTGCATCTTCAGCATTCAGAAACCATCCAAAATTCTCAACTGCGCTGTACTGCCCATCTGCATAGCAGGAGCACACTCACAATGTCCGAAGCAACAGAGACTTGTGCGAGGTCTAGCTGGATTTATTTATGATGAGATACGATTTGCTTCAGTTCATTCGGTCATTGCGGTGTTGGAGGATATTTGGAAACGTGCCCTGGAGGAGGACATGACATGGAATCAGATGTTTGCGAACTTGAATCCTCAGGCTATTATCCTCTGA
- a CDS encoding hypothetical protein (EggNog:ENOG41) → MLSAVLILVGVALTILYIRTKPRKNLPPGPKPLPILGNVKDMPDGTIPEYQHWIKFKDLYGSISHVSVLGQSLIILHDRQAANAILEKTSTKTSGRPQFVFGNEMCGYNQILPFKPYGKLLKQHRKLVHQQLGTKTAASRFRDVLDVESRRLLLRILETPEKLFEHIQTEASAIILKMTYGYSLEPRKPDPLALLIEQMMHNFSLAFVPMSWPVDVLPILRYLPESLPGMSFKRIAREWNANMRMVVDVPYTFVKRQIAKQSNRPSYVSSLIKQHDDDMDEETDAAIKQTAAVMYAGGSDTTVSAICGFVLAMLLFPEVQRKAQKEIDSVVGTERLPQFEDRDNLPYVDALTKESLRWIPVAPMGAVHTADEDIHYKDFVIPKGASLLPATWWFLHDPEIYSDPTSFDPDRYLEPRNEPHPNFASFGFGRRVCPGRFLADESLFISISRLLAAFEIKKAVDGRGNEIEPQISVTPGLISHIRDFPYDIEPRSEKYAAMMRQVEDDHPWEQADATFLNMDGSLESEKV, encoded by the exons ATGCTCTCTGCAGTTCTGATCCTCGTGGGCGTTGCCCTCACAATACTCTACATTCGCACCAAACCCCGCAAGAATCTCCCTCCTGGTCCCAAACCCCTCCCCATCCTTGGCAACGTTAAAGACATGCCAGATGGGACCATCCCAGAATACCAGCACTggatcaagttcaaggacctCTACGGCTCAATCAGCCATGTCTCAGTTCTCGGTCAATCGCTTATCATACTCCACGACCGTCAGGCTGCAAATGCTATCTTAGAAAAAACCTCAACCAAGACATCTGGACGGCCACAGTTTGTCTTTGGCAACGAAATGTGCGGGTACAATCAGATACTTCCCTTCAAGCCATACGGGAAACTGTTGAAACAGCATCGGAAGTTGGTCCATCAGCAACTGGGCACCAAAACAGCGGCATCGCGATTTCGGGATGTTCTAGACGTGGAATCACGCCGACTTCTGCTGCGCATCTTGGAAACCCCCGAGAAGCTGTTTGAACATATCCAGAC CGAAGCAAGcgctataattttaaagatgACATACGGCTACAGCCTCGAGCCGCGTAAACCAGATCCACTAGCGCTCTTGATAGAGCAGATGATGCATAACTTCTCACTCGCATTCGTCCCTATGAGCTGGCCGGTAGATGTCCTCCCTATCCTTCGCTACCTGCCGGAATCACTTCCAGGAATGTCCTTTAAGCGCATAGCACGAGAATGGAACGCCAATATGCGCATGGTAGTTGACGTGCCCTACACCTTTGTCAAAAGACAAATCGCAAAGCAGTCTAATCGACCATCATATGTCTCCTCGCTTATCAAGCAACATGATGACGATATggatgaagagactgatGCGGCTATTAAGCAAACTGCCGCGGTCATGTACGCCGGAGGCTCTGATACAACTGTTTCGGCCATTTGTGGATTTGTACTGGCCATGTTGCTGTTTCCTGAAGTTCAGAGGAAGGCACAGAAAGAGATTGATTCAGTTGTTGGGACTGAGAGACTTCCGCAGTTTGAAGATCGTGATAATCTTCCTTATGTTGACGCCTTGACCAAGGAATCACTTCGATGGATTCCGGTAGCCCCGATGGGAGCCGTTCATACAGCTGATGAGGATATTCACTACAAAGACTTTGTCATCCCCAAGGGAGCGTCTTTGCTGCCAGCGACATGGTGGTTCCTCCACGATCCGGAGATCTATTCAGACCCAACTTCCTTTGATCCGGATAGATACTTGGAACCACGAAATGAACCGCATCCCAACTTCGCCTCATTTGGGTTCGGTCGCAGAGTCTGCCCTGGGAGATTCCTCGCCGATGAGAGTCTTTTCATCAGTATTTCACGTCTGCTCGCTGCTTTTGAGATAAAGAAGGCTGTCGATGGGCGGGGCAATGAGATTGAACCTCAGATAAGTGTCACGCCAGGCTTGATTTCTCATATTCGTGACTTTCCGTATGACATCGAGCCGAGGAGCGAGAAGTATGCGGCTATGATGAGACAGGTTGAGGATGATCATCCATGGGAGCAAGCTGATGCTACGTTTCTGAACATGGATGGGTCTCTGGAGTCGGAAAAGGTTTGA
- a CDS encoding hypothetical protein (EggNog:ENOG41), with translation MKFSTSLLTLIPAVFALPTGEDAAVSKRQSANTVTDQLLFSVTLPTFTARRNARDPPTLDWTSDGCTSSPDNPFGFPFVPACNRHDFGYNNYRIQSRFTVSNKARIDSNFKTDLYYQCTSSSAAGACRALADVYYAAVRAFGGGDATPGKRDEDLVKEYEEKVEIYNKAVEEAQAKGELPRLD, from the exons ATGAAGTTCAGCACATCTCTCCTCACTCTCATCCCAGCCGTCTTCGCCCTCCCCACAGGCGAAGATGCCGCTGTCTCTAAGCGCCAGAGCGCAAACACAGTGACAGATCAGCTCCTCTTCAGTGTCACTCTCCCAACATTCACCGCTCGCCGCAACGCCCGTGATCCTCCCACCCTCGACTGGACTTCCGATGGCTGCACTTCATCCCCCGACAACCCTTTCGGCTTCCCCTTCGTCCCCGCTTGCAACCGCCACGACTTTGGCTACAACAACTATCGCATCCAGAGCCGTTTCACTGTTAGCAACAAGGCTCGCATTGATAGCAACTTCAAGACCGA CTTGTACTACCAATGTACCTCTTCAAGTGCTGCTGGTGCATGCCGTGCTCTCGCTGATGTTTACTACGCTGCTGTTCGAGCTttcggtggtggtgatgctaCTCCCGgcaagagagatgaggatcttgttAAGGAGTAtgaggagaaggttgagatttacaacaaggctgttgaagaagcacAGGCGAAGGGCGAGCTGCCCCGACTTGACTAA
- a CDS encoding hypothetical protein (EggNog:ENOG41~MEROPS:MER0018285) yields the protein MLWRLPLLLAAYVGLVAGEGQRVLGSDNTDLDHIREKLLEAQIIPTVIDDFPPALSLRVKWKHDSADLGNTLKPDHLKKAPVVHLEKVESDALAGTQLSKDMSYVIVLTDPDAPSRDDPKWSEFCHWIAASSHLKYSTKSKSKHHLKDIIKYKPPAPPPKTGKHRYVFFTFIAANGTTKKLHLSKPEERKHWGSDHAGHGVREWAHENGLIPIGKDDLIPISITEVNIL from the exons ATGTTGTGGCggctccctcttctcctcgccgcCTATGTCGGCCTTGTCGCAGGCGAAGGGCAGCGCGTGCTTGGTTCTGACAACACAGACCTGGATCACATCCGTGAGAA ACTTCTCGAGGCTCAGATCATTCCCACCGTAATTGATGACTTCCCGCCCGCTCTGAGCCTTCGCGTCAAATGGAAGCACGACTCTGCCGACCTAGGCAATACTCTCAAACCCGATCATCTCAAAAAAGCGCCCGTAGTCCATCTTGAAAAAGTTGAGTCCGACGCGCTTGCAGGCACTCAACTCTCCAAGGACATGTCGTACGTCATCGTCCTCACAGACCCCGACGCGCCATCCCGCGATGACCCCAAATGGTCCGAATTCTGCCACTGGATCGCAGCGAGCTCTCACCTAAAATACTCAACAAAGTCCAAATCCAAACATCACCTCAAGGACATCATCAAATACAAGCCTCCTGCTCCACCGCCCAAGACCGGAAAGCACCGCTATGTCTTCTTCACATTCATTGCAGCCAATGGCACGACCAAGAAGCTACACCTGAGCAAACCAGAGGAGAGGAAGCACTGGGGATCGGATCATGCAGGCCATGGCGTTCGTGAGTGGGCGCATGAGAATGGTCTTATTCCCATCGGTAAGGACGATCTAATTCCTATCTCGATCACCGAGGTTAACATCCTCTAG